DNA from Rubrobacter aplysinae:
ACACCGACAAGCCGCTGCTGCTGTTGCTGGTCGGGATCCTCTACGGCGGCGTCTACTACTTCGTGTTCAGCTTCTTTATCAAGCGGTTCGACCTCGCGACGCCGGGCCGTGGCGGGGCCGAGGGCACCGGCGGGGCGGATTGGATCCTGCCCGAGAGCCAGCGCGGCCCGGCAAAGGGTACGGAGGGTGGCGAGGAAAGCGAAGCCTCCGAAAAGCCGGAGGAGGAGCGCGACGCCGACGACGTGCTGGCCGGGAACGCGCTCGCGGCGCTCGGTGGCCGGGAGAACGTCGAGAGCGTCGAGGGCTGCATAACCCGCCTGCGGTGCGTAGTCTCCGAGCCGGAGAGCGTGGACGAGACGCGGCTGAAGGGGCTGGGCGCCTCGGGTGTCGTGAAGCGCGGCCAGGTGGTGCAGGTGGTCATGGGCACCCAGTCCGACCGCATCGCCGAGCGCATGAACCGCCAGCTAAAGACGGAGGCATAGAGTGAGCAAGATTCAGGTACTCGCGCCGATCGCCGGTCAGGCCATCCCCATGAGCCAGGTGCCGGACGAGGTGTTCGCCGAGGGGATGGCCGGAGAAGGAGCCGCCGTGGTGCCCTCCGGGAGCGGCGAGGCGGTCGCCCCCATCTCCGGCACGCTGGCAAAGCTGTTCGAGGGCGGCCACGCCTTTGGCATCGCCGCCGCGGGCGGGGTGGAGCTCATAGTACACCTCGGCCTCGACACCATCGAGATGGAGGACGGGGGCTTCGAGAAGCTCGCCACCCAGGGGGACGAGGTGGAGGCCGGACAGCCTATAGTGCGCTTCGACCTGGAGGCCATAAACGCCGCCGGCTACGAGCCCACGACCCCCGTGGTCGTTACCAACTCCGACGAGCACGCCGTAACCGGCCAGCAGACCGGCGAGGTCGGGGCCGGAGACCCGCTGTTCGAGGTCGAGGGTTGACCCGAAAAGCCCGGATCCTGGACTGCGGCCCGGAGGAGTTCCGCGGCATGGACGGCGGGGAGCTGCTGCAGTCCATCCGGCTCTCCGAGGGCCGCACCCTGATGGCCGAGATCCTCCACCCCTCCCCGCCGCTGGTGGACGGGGCCTCGAACGCCGCCGTCGCCGTGGCTTTCGGCGCGGATCTCGTCTTGCTCAACAAGTTCGGCGGCGAGGATCTCGCAGGAATCAAACGCTCCCTCGGACGTCCCGTGGGCGTCAACGTCGAGCCCTCCGAAGAGGTCGAGGAGCACCGCCGGGCGAGCCGGGAGAACCTCTCGCGGCTGGAGGATGCGGACTTCCTCGTGATAACCGCCAACCCCGACGCAAGGATAGAGACCGGTGACCTCGTCTCCGCCGCCCACACGGCGAGAGACGAGCTGCCCGACACCCCGCTATTGTGCGGCAAGATGCATGGCAGCGGTGGCCGGGGCATGCCCGAGGCGTCCGAGATCGGTACCCTCGCCGAGGGGGCGGATGCCGTGCTGATACCGGCGCCGGGCACGGTGCCCGGCAGCCTGGAGTCGGCCGTCGCGGAGCTGGCGCAGGCGGTTCACGAAGGAGGAGCCCTGGCGGTGGCGGCTGTCGGCACGTCCCAGGAAGGCGCGGACCGGGAGACGGTGCGGGGGATCTCGCTCTCCGCCAAACGTGCCGGGGCCGACGTGCTCCACCTGGGAGACGCGGGCCTCTCCGGCGTCGCGGAGCCCGAGAACCTGATGTCGGCCTCCCTGGCTATTAGAGGCCGCCGCCACACCTACCGGCGCATGGCGATGAGATAGAGACAGGGAAGATAAGGAGCAGTAGAGTTGGAACTCCACGTACACGACAGCCACGAAGGGGTTAGCCGGACCGCCGCCGAGACGGTAAGTGACACCGTTTCCGAAAACCCCGGCGCGAACCTGCTCCTGCCCACGGGCTCGACCCCCAGAGGCATGTACCGGGAGCTGGTGCGCCTGTACCGGGAGGGCGGCCTGAGCCTCTCCGATACGACCATCTTCAACCTGGACGAGTACCTCGGCATCCCCCGCGACCACCCGGAGAGCTACCGGCGCTACATGCAGGAGAACCTCTATCGCCACGTGGACGCCGACCCTGCCAGAACACACATCCCGGACGCCGAGACCCCGGCCCCGGAGGAAGAATGCCTGCGCTACGACGCCGCGATAAAGGAGACGGGCGGGGCCGACCTGTGCGTGCTCGGCATCGGGCGTAACGGGCACATCGGGTTCAACGAGCCGGGCTCCCCCTTCTCCTCGCGCACGCGGGTCATGGGGCTCGCCGAGTCCACCCGCCGCGCAAACGCCGAGGGCTTCGACGCCGGGGCGGCGCCGGAGCAGGCGATCACGGTCGGCATGCAGACCATCTTCGAGTCGCGGAAGGTGCTGCTCCTCGCCTCCGGGCCCGAAAAGGCCGAGGCGGTCGCCGCCGCCGTCGAGGGCGAGGTTTCCCCCCAGACGCCGGCCTCGATGCTCCGGGAGCACCCGGACGTCACCTTCCTCCTAGACCGCGAAGCCGCCTCGGCGCTACGGAGGGAGGTCGCGTGAGGGGCGGTATGAGGGGCAGTGTTAGGGACGGCGCGCAAAATCAGGCGGGGAGCCTCGCGATCCGGGGCCGGGTGGTTACCCCGGATGCGGTGTGGGACGGTGGCACGATCCTCGTCGAGAGTGGCGAGATAAGGGCCGTCAGCCGCGAGCCGCTCGCCGCGGACGCCGTGGTCGAGCTGCCGGACCATTATCTCGTGCCCGGCTTCGTGGACCTGCAGGTCAACGGCGGGTTCGGCGTGGACGCGGTGGATCGGCCGGGGCGTCTCGGAGAGCTCTCAGCCGCCCTGCCCGCGACCGGCGTCACCTCCTACCTCCCGACGCTGGTCACGCTGCCGCTCGGGCGCTATCCGGCCGTGATCGGCGGTCTGGATCTGGACCCGGACAGAGGCGCGGTCCCGCTCGGGCTTCATCTCGAAGGCCCGTTCATAAGCCCCGAGAAGCGGGGCGCGCACGCGGCGGAGGCGGTCGCCGAGCCGGACCCGGACGCGCTCGCGGAGCTGCTGGACGCCGGGCCGGTAGAGATGGTAACGCTCGCCCCGGAGATGCCGGGCGCGGGAGCCCTGATCGAGCTCGCCGCGAGCCGGGGCACCGTCGCCTCCCTCGGCCACTCGGCCGCCTCGTTCGAGGAAGCTCTGTCGGGATTCGAGTCTGGAGCGGCGGGCGTGACGCACCTGTTCAACGCCATGAGCCCGCTGCACCACCGCGACCCCGGTCTCCCCGGCGCGGCGATGCTAAAAACGGCGGACTCCGCGCCACGCTGCGGCATGGTCGCCGACGGCCGTCATGTCCACCCCGAGATGGTCCGGCTCGCCTTCGAGCGGCTGGGGCCGGACCGGATGTACCTGGTCACGGACGCGATGGCAGCCGCCGGGATGGGACCGGGCGAGTACGAGCTCGCCGGACGCACCGTTTCCATGCGGGATGGCATCCCGCGTCTGGAGGACGGCACGCTCGCCGGTAGCGTGCTCACGATGGACGAGGCGATACGCAACGCGCTGGAGTTTGCCGGCTGCTCGTTGCCGGAGGCGGTACGCATGGCGACGGCCACCCCGGCGGCCTTGATCGGGGCCGCCAAAAAGGGCCGCCTCACGCCGGGCTCCGACGCCGACGTGGTCGCGCTCTCGCCCGATCTGCTGGTGGAGGCAGCCTGGGTCGGCGGCAGGCTCGTGTACGAGAGAGACGTGCAGAGCACGCGGGACGGAGACCAGAGGGCCGTCGTGATCCGGGAGGGATCAAAGCCCCCGGCACTGGACGAGATGGGTACCGGAGATCTGCTCCGGGCGATGAACAGGGCGGACGCGGCGGTGGCCCCGGCGGTAGAGGCGGCGGTACCGGATATCGAGCGCGTCGTGGAGCGCGCGCGGGAGACGGTGGCCGGGGGCGGGCGGGTGATCTACGCCGGAGCCGGGACCAGCGGCCGGCTCGCCGTTGCCGACGCCGCCGAGTGCTCCCCCACCTTCGGCGTCGCGCCGGGCACCTTTACCAGCGTCATGGCCGGCGGCCTCGAAGCGTTGTACGAGGAAGCGGCGGAGGCGGAGGACGGCGCGGCGGAGGGCCGCCGGGCGATACGGGAGCTGAATGTCGGGGCCGGAGACCTCGTGGTCGGGGTGTCGGCCAGCGGCGCCACGCCTTTCACCCTCGCGGCCCAGCTGGAGGCCCGGGAGCGCAGGGCCGCCACGGCCTGCATAGTGAACCTGGCGGGCTCGGATATGGCCCGGAATGCCGACCTCCCGGTAGAGATAGCAACGGGAGCGGAGATCCTGCCCGGCTCCACCCGGCTAAAGGCCGGGACCGCCCAGAAGCTGGTCTTGAACATGATCTCCACCGCCACCCTGGCGGGGCTCGGCTACGTCCACGGCGACATGATGGTCGGCATGCGGCCCTACAACCACAAGCTCCGTGGGCGCGCGGAGAGCATGGTCCGGGAGATCACGGGCTGCAGCGAGCCCGAGGCCGCCTCGGCTCTCCAGAGCACGGAGTACGATATCCGCGGGGCGGTACTGCTGGTAGACGGGGTAACTTCCGCCCACGAAGCCGCCCGTCTGCTCCGGCTGGTGGAGGGAGACTTACGCAGAGCCCGGGAGTACGCCCCGCAATCCGAGACCACGAACAATTGAGCGGGCGGCAATGAAGCATCGCGCGGGCATCGTCGGGCTCGGGAGCATCGCGTCGAAGATGTACCTGCCCCTACTCTGCAACCATCCCGGGGTAGAGGTCGCGGGGCTTGTGAGCCGCTCACCCGAAACCGTGCAGTCGTACGGCGAGCAGTACGGCGTTTCTCACCGCTCTACCGATCTGCGGCAACTGCTGGTCCTGGAGCCGGAGATCGTGTTCGTCAGCTCCCCCACCGAAACCCACTTCGAGATCGTGACGCAGTGCCTCAGAGCGGGCGTGAACGTATACGTGGACAAGCCGCTCTCCTACGATCTAGCCGAGGCCGAGGAGATGGCGGCGCTGGCGGAGGCGCGGGGGCTGCTGCTGGCGGTCGGATTCAACCGGCGGTTCGTGCCGCTCTACCGCGAGGCCCGGGACTGGATGGAAGCGGGAGGCGGCCTCGAGCTCGCGGTGGCGCACAAGAGCCGCACCGCCTCCCAGCGCGCCCCGGCCCGTCAGACCGTCTACGACGACCTCATACACGTTGTAGACACGCTCGTGTGGCTCGGCGGCCCCGCCGCCGAGACGCTGCACTACGCCCAACGCCTGGACGACGCCGGACGGCTCCTCACCGCGACCGGGACGCTGTCTCTGGGCGAGGCGGCGGCGCAGTTCTGGATGCAGCGCAGCTCCGGGGGCAACGGCGAGAGCCTGGAGCTGCACGGCGGGGGCAGATACGCCAGGGTCACCGGCCTCGAACGCGGGGTACTCGGGAAAGAGGGCACGGAGCTGACCCGGGTGCCCGGCGGCTGGGACCCCGTCGCCCACCGCAGAGGCTTCACCGGCATGATAGATCACGTGCTGCAGAGCCTCGCCGAACCCACAGCCTGCGAGGTGGGAGCGGAGAAGGTGCTCCCGACGCACCGCATCTGCGAACAGCTCCTTTTACGGCATTGAGCCGCGAGGCTAAAAAGGTCTTACGTCTTACCGGCCAGAGCCGATCCCGGACAGCTTCCGCGCGGTTATGCAGGGTAACCAACGTGAGGGAGCCGGCACGGGGCGGAATCTACGGGTGGCGGGAGGCTGGAGCTTCGGTAGGGCCTATCCTGGGTTAGGGCCCGGCACCGGAGACCGCCACGCAGGGCCCGCCTCGTCGTACGTCACGGGCTCCCGGTCAAGGTTTTCTCCGGCTCATCTTCCGTGGGCTCCTCGGAGACACCGGGGATCGTGACCAGGATGGCGTCCACGTCGGTGTCGCGCTGCTTGCCCCTGTACCAGTAGATGCCGAATATGACGAGGCCGACGGCCAGCCACGGGATGTAGATGGCGAGCGTCGAGAGCTCCCCGAAGTTTCCGGTGAATAACGCTCCCCAGTTCGCCGCTTGTGTGATGGTCCCGGCTGACCCGATTATCGCGACGGGGATGGTTAGATAGAACCACGCCCCCGGCTGAAAAGCGGCCTGAGAGGCCAACGAGTTCGCCTCCCGCCGCTTCAGGTAGAGGTAGCCGGCCGCCAGCGAGACGGCCAGGTATGCGATCAGGTAGCTGAACGTCGAGATGGCGATGATCTGGTTGACCCCACTAGACCAGAACGTGAGCGCGGAGGCGGCGACGTACATCGTGAGCAGCGACCAGTGAGGCGTCCGGAACCGCTCGCTAACCCGCGAGAACTGCTTGGGGAACACCTCGTCCCACGACCACGAGTACGGGATCTTGATGGCCGCGGCCATCACCGCGTGGACGGTGGAGGAGGTGGCGAGCAGACCTCCGACGGCGACGACGGCGGTGGCGTAGCCGCCGAGGAACGTGGAGGCGGCGGTCGCCAGCGGCTGCGTGGAGTCCGACAGCACGGTGTAATCGCTCACGACGCCGTAGATGACAAATGCCGTCAGCATGTACAGGACGATAAGGATGCCGGTCCCGCCGAGCATCGCCAACGGTAGGTTGCGCCCGGGATTTCTGACCTCCGCTCCAAACTGTGCTGCGATCTCGATGCCGAGGAACGCGAAAAACAGCGGGACGATGGCGGTGGTGAACCCGCCTAGCCCACCCGTGAAGAACGGCTGGTAGCTCGCGGTGTCTATGGAGAACATCCCCGGTATCACGAGCAAGAGGAGGGTGGCGATGAGGAGCCAGAACAGGAGGCTCTGCGCCACGCTATACCCTTTCACCCCGATGAGATTGATAACAAAGAGGACCGTCAGCAACCCGAACCCGGAGAGCACGGGAGGGACGCCGGGGAAGAACACGTTGAGATAGCTGCCGAACCCGAGGGCGACGACCGCGGCGGCCGCCATGTAGCCCAGCCACTTGGTCCAGGTAACGACGAACCCTAACAAGCGGCTGTTGAACGACCGCGAAACGAAGGTGTACGCCCCGCCCGCCGCGGGGAAGATGGTCGCCATCCAGCCGTAGTTTATGGCGACGGCCAGCGCGACGACGCCCAGCAGCGCCACCGCGAGGATCACGCTCGGCCCCGTAGTGCTGCTGGCGGTGCCTATCGTAACGAATAGCCCCGCCCCGAGCGTACCGGCGATCACGGTGGCGATGGCCCCCACCGGCCCCATGCTCCGCGAAAGGCTGTTATCCCTGCTCTCCGACTCCACGTACCACCTCCCCGACGATCAGGAACAGCCCGAAAGCATCCCCACCCGACTCCCGTATGCGCGCCAATGTACACGAAGGCTCACATAGTCGCAACGGATACGAAAATCCTACCCGCCCGGTCCCCGGCGCCCACCGGCTTGCCCCACGAGAGGAGGATGGCCGCCACCCCGGCCAGGCATCTGACTCTACGCGGGCCGGGACGATTCGCCTTAACGGCCCCCGAGCCTGCTTCTAGGAATGCTCCTCGACTATCCGTATCTCCTCGTCGGTGAGGCCGGCTCGTACACGAGGGCGTCTATCTGCCTGTCAGTCGCCGTGATTTGGTGCCCGATAACGGTCCGCTCCCGCTCGATCCTCGCCTCCGCCAATCTCTCGTGCAGCCCGAGAATCCGCTCCACCACATCATCCGAGGTCGAACAGCCTGCAAAGCTTCTCTTGTACCTCGTTCCACACGTCGGGCGGCAGTGAGCCCAGTTCGCGCCGGATCAAGGGCGCCGCCACCGTCATCAGGCGGTACAGCCGCAGCACGGAGACCACGCGCAAGCCCGTCTCGCCGTAACCCTGACGTTCAGGGTCCAGCACCACGTCGGTATCCAATGGTTGATCCGGCATCCGGCTGGTTATGAAAGCGAGGACCACGTGATCGTAAGGACCGATGGGGTCCGTCAGGCAGACCGCGGGCCGAACCTTGGAGGTGGAGAGATCGTCAAACGGGAATGGTAGGAGGACTACCTTACCCCTGGTCGCCAAAAGGCCGCCCGTCCTCCAGAGTGTAGATGTCCTCTTCGGCGTCGTGCAGAAAGCCGAATGCGGGATTGTTGGCGGCGGATCGGAGCCACTCCCCCTCTTCAGAAACTTCCGCGCTCTCCGATGCCTCCTCGGAGATCAGCACGATCACCCGCACCTTGCCGGAGCCACCGAACGGCAGCGGCTCGTCGAGATGCAGCCGCCGCTGCTCGTCTATGCTCCCAGTAACCTCGATGGCTCTAACAGCGCCCTCCACGGCGGTGCTCCTTTTCGGCTCTCTGGCCTGCATTATAGTCTCTCGTCTTCCATCTCTGAGTCGGCTGACTCTAGTCTAGCGAGTCGTAGCCTACTCGGCTATCCGTATCTCCTCGTTGGTGAGGCCGTACAGCTCGTACACGAGAGCGTCTATCTGCTTGTCGGTGGCCGAGATCTGGTGCCCGATCACG
Protein-coding regions in this window:
- a CDS encoding PTS sugar transporter subunit IIA — translated: MSKIQVLAPIAGQAIPMSQVPDEVFAEGMAGEGAAVVPSGSGEAVAPISGTLAKLFEGGHAFGIAAAGGVELIVHLGLDTIEMEDGGFEKLATQGDEVEAGQPIVRFDLEAINAAGYEPTTPVVVTNSDEHAVTGQQTGEVGAGDPLFEVEG
- a CDS encoding DUF7916 family protein, whose amino-acid sequence is MTRKARILDCGPEEFRGMDGGELLQSIRLSEGRTLMAEILHPSPPLVDGASNAAVAVAFGADLVLLNKFGGEDLAGIKRSLGRPVGVNVEPSEEVEEHRRASRENLSRLEDADFLVITANPDARIETGDLVSAAHTARDELPDTPLLCGKMHGSGGRGMPEASEIGTLAEGADAVLIPAPGTVPGSLESAVAELAQAVHEGGALAVAAVGTSQEGADRETVRGISLSAKRAGADVLHLGDAGLSGVAEPENLMSASLAIRGRRHTYRRMAMR
- the nagB gene encoding glucosamine-6-phosphate deaminase, with translation MELHVHDSHEGVSRTAAETVSDTVSENPGANLLLPTGSTPRGMYRELVRLYREGGLSLSDTTIFNLDEYLGIPRDHPESYRRYMQENLYRHVDADPARTHIPDAETPAPEEECLRYDAAIKETGGADLCVLGIGRNGHIGFNEPGSPFSSRTRVMGLAESTRRANAEGFDAGAAPEQAITVGMQTIFESRKVLLLASGPEKAEAVAAAVEGEVSPQTPASMLREHPDVTFLLDREAASALRREVA
- the nagA gene encoding N-acetylglucosamine-6-phosphate deacetylase, translating into MRGSVRDGAQNQAGSLAIRGRVVTPDAVWDGGTILVESGEIRAVSREPLAADAVVELPDHYLVPGFVDLQVNGGFGVDAVDRPGRLGELSAALPATGVTSYLPTLVTLPLGRYPAVIGGLDLDPDRGAVPLGLHLEGPFISPEKRGAHAAEAVAEPDPDALAELLDAGPVEMVTLAPEMPGAGALIELAASRGTVASLGHSAASFEEALSGFESGAAGVTHLFNAMSPLHHRDPGLPGAAMLKTADSAPRCGMVADGRHVHPEMVRLAFERLGPDRMYLVTDAMAAAGMGPGEYELAGRTVSMRDGIPRLEDGTLAGSVLTMDEAIRNALEFAGCSLPEAVRMATATPAALIGAAKKGRLTPGSDADVVALSPDLLVEAAWVGGRLVYERDVQSTRDGDQRAVVIREGSKPPALDEMGTGDLLRAMNRADAAVAPAVEAAVPDIERVVERARETVAGGGRVIYAGAGTSGRLAVADAAECSPTFGVAPGTFTSVMAGGLEALYEEAAEAEDGAAEGRRAIRELNVGAGDLVVGVSASGATPFTLAAQLEARERRAATACIVNLAGSDMARNADLPVEIATGAEILPGSTRLKAGTAQKLVLNMISTATLAGLGYVHGDMMVGMRPYNHKLRGRAESMVREITGCSEPEAASALQSTEYDIRGAVLLVDGVTSAHEAARLLRLVEGDLRRAREYAPQSETTNN
- a CDS encoding Gfo/Idh/MocA family protein; translation: MKHRAGIVGLGSIASKMYLPLLCNHPGVEVAGLVSRSPETVQSYGEQYGVSHRSTDLRQLLVLEPEIVFVSSPTETHFEIVTQCLRAGVNVYVDKPLSYDLAEAEEMAALAEARGLLLAVGFNRRFVPLYREARDWMEAGGGLELAVAHKSRTASQRAPARQTVYDDLIHVVDTLVWLGGPAAETLHYAQRLDDAGRLLTATGTLSLGEAAAQFWMQRSSGGNGESLELHGGGRYARVTGLERGVLGKEGTELTRVPGGWDPVAHRRGFTGMIDHVLQSLAEPTACEVGAEKVLPTHRICEQLLLRH
- a CDS encoding APC family permease; translated protein: MGPVGAIATVIAGTLGAGLFVTIGTASSTTGPSVILAVALLGVVALAVAINYGWMATIFPAAGGAYTFVSRSFNSRLLGFVVTWTKWLGYMAAAAVVALGFGSYLNVFFPGVPPVLSGFGLLTVLFVINLIGVKGYSVAQSLLFWLLIATLLLLVIPGMFSIDTASYQPFFTGGLGGFTTAIVPLFFAFLGIEIAAQFGAEVRNPGRNLPLAMLGGTGILIVLYMLTAFVIYGVVSDYTVLSDSTQPLATAASTFLGGYATAVVAVGGLLATSSTVHAVMAAAIKIPYSWSWDEVFPKQFSRVSERFRTPHWSLLTMYVAASALTFWSSGVNQIIAISTFSYLIAYLAVSLAAGYLYLKRREANSLASQAAFQPGAWFYLTIPVAIIGSAGTITQAANWGALFTGNFGELSTLAIYIPWLAVGLVIFGIYWYRGKQRDTDVDAILVTIPGVSEEPTEDEPEKTLTGSP
- a CDS encoding type II toxin-antitoxin system PemK/MazF family toxin codes for the protein MATRGKVVLLPFPFDDLSTSKVRPAVCLTDPIGPYDHVVLAFITSRMPDQPLDTDVVLDPERQGYGETGLRVVSVLRLYRLMTVAAPLIRRELGSLPPDVWNEVQEKLCRLFDLG